The sequence below is a genomic window from Lycium ferocissimum isolate CSIRO_LF1 chromosome 9, AGI_CSIRO_Lferr_CH_V1, whole genome shotgun sequence.
ATTCAATATCTACTATACACATGGCATTTACGAAGTAGTCGTAATGGAATTCCAATTGACCCAAGGGTTTCAGCAAATGAACAAGGTCTTGATCCCAAGATTATTAAATCATTTCCAACATTTACCTATTCTAGTGTAAAAGATTATCGAAAAGAAACTTATGGTCTTGAATGTGCTATTTGCTTGGTGGAGTTCGAGGACGATAGCTTGCTTCGTCTAGTAACATTGTGTAACCATGTGTACCATCAAGAATGCATCGATATCTGGCTCGAATCACACAAGACATGCCCCGTATGTCGCGCCAGCCTGGACTCGGCCGACGTGCTACAGAAAAGGTCATGTACGACGATGACTAATAGTAATGTCATGCGTGGCATTAATGAGGACGAGTCAGAAGATTCTTTGAGCATTATAATCCAAGTCGATGACGGTGATGAtaataaagaaggaaaagaaagtcCATGTGAGAATTCGAAAAGGGCTAGTGCAACATTAGAACGTGTTGAATTACGAAATATAGTAAGAAAGTTTTCAAGATCACATTCAACGGGGCACTCAATAGATAGGGGTAGAGGAGCTGAAGATAGGTTTACTTTGAAATTACCAGAACATGTGAGGGCAAAGATTATAAAGGGACATAATTCAACAAAAAGTTGCACCACTTTTGGAGAATATAAAAGCAAAACAACTACTGGGAATGGTGGTTTTGGTGAAGTTTCAGAGTCATCCATCGTAGATATCAacaaagtataatttttttcttcttctatttttccaagttttagtttctttcttttttcttttcttttatttggctTCTTAGAAAGATGATTTGTTAGATAGCACAATATTTGGTTGTAAATAGGAGTAGTTCATAAGCTTTAAGTgttgaaaaacacttttaggTGTTGAAACTGCTAATAAAGCAGTTGATGTGTTTGATAAAAAATGTTGATAAGTTGCTCGTTTGCTAGAATGATTAAAATATCCTTAACttattacaatatatatatatatatatatatttaaaagtacttgttaaaaaaaaaaaaaaaggatgaacaGCGGATACATAGTAGAGATCAGGAAGTCAGGAATTTTGCTTTGAAAAGATGCTTTGAAAACTAGAACAACTATTAAggatagtcaaaccaaaagGGTTTATAAGCTAATTAAAAAGTTCTGGGATGACCAGCTTAATTATAAAGAGATTAATTAGCTGGTTACTTTAGTGTTTACAGAACACATTGATAAACTAAAAAGTGATTGTAAGACAGCttgaccagcttataagcttaaCTAATCACCGGCCGTCTTTCTTtcatacataacatacatatataataaagtACGTTAGCATGGCACCGAACTCTTAACGGTGTCCTCAGTTTTATATCCTTGTTAACTAACTCTCCTTTTGTGATTTTCTTGATAAAGTTCTTTAAGGGTCCGTTTGGCTGCAAATAATTGGATTTCAGAAAGGACTTTGAATGGATAAGTTTCAAATAGTAACATGTATTCAAGTgctaatttaaataaatttgacACACACGATTATAACAATGTGAGTTAGGCAAAAATAGACTCTTGAAAGGTCAAGACGGGGGTCACTTTTTCACCTCCAATTTTCTAAATTTGGAAGAGCTCTGAACCGTGGTTTAGATTTTATCTTTCAATCCAAATTTTCCCTaaatatttccaaaaaaaaaaaaaaaaaagagtctaaACTTTTCAACTTAAATACATATAGAGGGTCCAATTCTTCCCCTCCAAACAGGCTATTGTAGAAATTTATATTGTCGATCGACCTGTTATAATTGTTCTTCCAATAAAACAGGTTTATgtcttttcatgaaataaggtTAGTTATTTTcgctaaaattattttaactccTAATCCATACTATCCCATGCTTTAATGATCGATCAAAGTGCAAACATATGCGGGAGAGAAAATGTATGCCCATCTTAAACCCCTTCCACGTGGATATTTGATCCAATTGATTTGAATTTAACTGTCGGTAATTGTTGAGCTAGGTTGGATTTCTAAGAACCCATCATTGTTAAAGGATCAACAACTAAGTTGAACCTAAATCGGGGATTAATTGGAACTTGTTTGCAGtgattttgaaccaaaaattGCAGCTCCAAATGAAGAAGACATTGTTATCTTTTGAATTCATTCAGTTGCAAAACGTGAAGCATATGTGAAGCATCGAAGGATACGAATAAATTCGAAGTTTGTGGAAAGTTTGTTCATTTCTTTAGGTTGAGAAAACATTATTAAACTGATTTATGTCAACActtgttgttggaattgaatttgTAACCATAGTTCAACAATCATTGGAGCTTGGGTTGAATTTTAAACCTGAAAATTTATTGCTGGATCAATTGTGTGTTCTCAAATCTAAGAATTTGAGGTATTTCTAATTTCAAAGTTTCGTTTTTACTGGGAATTAGaattatagaattttttttaaaagacaaGGTCACTGGGGTCCCATAGactattttattcatttattagAAACCAAATAGTCCAAACACAACAAGACCAAATAAGtctggaaaaaagaaaatgtaaaacCAAAATGGTAAAGTGACCCAAATGATTGAGTTATATAGACTAGCTATACTTGTAACTCTGGAGTTGTTTTCAATTGAGGTCTGTTGGTTGCTGAACTTGATCATTTCTAGCATGTTGAAGTGGATTTCATCATTGCTGAACTCAAATAGATTCTAATTGCTTTGAGTTAACTCGGATGGATCGAGTTAGTTATGGTCGGGGTCGCATTGACCAACAAACCAGTGCAACCTATTTAATTAAAGTCTTATGTGTTCCATCTCATAGTTTCGTTAAAAGGAAAGGTTATTTTAGTTCAAAAATTAATGCGAAGTGGAAGGAGGAACATTTTCAACTGAAAAATTAACGTTAGTACAATTGAGGCCTAGTAGTTCGAAGCTGGACAAATTTAAGCCATTTCCGATATGTTAAGGACATTTTTGACTCTTTCCAAAAATATATTCAATCACACAAAATCCTTTTCCTACTCAGATTCTATGAAAATATCTTGTAAATATTTCACAGTATAATATTTTGTACGAATAATACATGAGACATACACGTATATTcctatatattttgaaaaaaaaaaaatatctcgaCACAAGATCTCAGAGCTCGTAAGACACAAGCAGTAAGAACCTGGTTCTTAGCACAATTCTGTGATAAATTACATCGTGTTTGTTAATCATCAAAATACAATCTCAACAATTACTATAACAACAAAAAATTAACTGAGAGAATAGGACTGAAAAGATTTAAGTCTaccataaaattttagtttttagttttttttttttttttttttttaataaaaaaatacatataatgTGTAATTATAATTCTTAAAAAGGTATTTACGTGGTCAGTTTAATTTGGTTCTTATGTTGGGACTATTTTTAGCTTAAAATCGaaccaatttttattttgttttaaatttaaaaccaaaatcaaatcaaactaagaaaaatatcattttttcgttgaattttatttgatttttgatcTGGTTCAATTTTTTGGTTTCTCGCAAACACCCCTAGTCAAAATGACTAAAAGACGAACAATATGTACAGTATGAAAACCTTTGACCCTAGATTAAAGGGTGGATTGGAAAAGTGTATGCTGTTAATTTTGAGCAGCAAATTCGAGCTCGTCTACTAAACATATGGATATATTTGAGAGCAAATTCAAACGGAAGGCAAATTTATTCTAGTTTCAGTTAAGGGACAAATCTAAATCAACCAATAACAAAGATATATTTGGGACCAAATTCAAAGAAAGGGCAAATTAGTTTTATTTCTCATAATTAAGGAGTATttttagacttttttttaattattttaaatatcatctttttggaccaattagaaaaaaatataccaCATAAATGGAAAGAGAAAGACTTAATtaatactcccttcgtctcaaattatttgttgtggtcactaaaaatagttatctcaaattaCTTGTCGTGTTAGGAGTTCAAGACACAATTAATTGTCTTTTCCCATTTTACTCTGAGTAGAAGAAATGCTAGAAGGCATGTGCGGATGCCACTTAATGCGAGACCCTTGACTAAACGCCAAATCGGCTAAACCATCAGCAGCCGAATTAGCATCCCTATAAATATGGGCAACAGAGACCATCTAATTCCTAACCAAGAGGTGACAAATATGGTTGACAATATCACCATTCCGATGAGGCACAATTCTTCCAGCCTACAGCACCTGAACTACACTAGCATTATCGATTTGCAAGGCAACTCGGCACCACCCCCGATCCCATCCTCCTGAAGGACAATGAGGACTCCCCATAGCTCTGCTCTAAATGATGTACAAACTCCAATTTTGACTGAAAAATCTTCAAGCCACCTgctataagaatcatgaattaCAGCGCCTGCAGTCCTCATCAAAATACTCGTTCGAAGATCCCCTCTGTGTTCAAAGCTGCCCACCCAACACTAGAAGGTGACTGGCTAAAGGAAACATATGCTTGATGTTAGACACTTCCCCAATATTCTTCAACGAAAGCCTAAAAGTAGCACAAGCTGTAACCATGCTAACAAGGGTTGTTATCTTTTTGTCCACCAAAAGATACTCATTTGGAAAAAGAGCATTATTATGCCATATTCAAAATTTCCAGCAGGTGTATCCGAAGAAGATTCTCCAATCATCATCTGCAATTCCCTTGAATTTAGACATTAAATTGTCAGTAAGCCAATCATGGATATCAATAGCGAAGAACTGAGACGTGTCATTTGGATCAAGTATGCGAACCCAGATAGGCCAAGCATGAATAAAATCCCCGCAAAACATGCAACACAGACTCCTTCTCTGCTCCACAAGCAGTGCAAGTACCCGCTGAAGCAAGATGTCTGTGATATCTCCCCAAATTTGTAAGGATTCTATCTTTGCACACAATCAAAGGAACACTCAAATTTTTTTAGACCCTGACCAACCCCCTGATTAATTTCCAAACTCTATCAGAAAGAAGATGCTCAGAATTGCTAAGAACCTCATACATCGAAGTAACTATGAAGGAACTACTAGCACTATTTCTCCAGAAAAACTCATCATCTCTGAGTTATTCAATAGGAGGCAGAAAATTGTCAAGTAATTCCACTACTTGTTGTGGAACCTAGCCAAAAATGAGTTGCAAATTCCAGTCTCCATTATGTCTAACAACATCCACTAACCtccaatgcaaaatatgatcaGGAATAAAATTGTCAACAACCTTAATTAAAGGTTTATCCATCAACCAAATGTCATACcaaaaggaacaattattacCATTAGCAGTTGACCAACAAAGATTATGACAGACAAAGGCCAAAACCTGCACATACGATTCCATAAAATTGTACCtcgagaagaaagaaaaatcaaaggcAAAGGCTTACTTTTGATCCCATATTTTCCTACACAACTTTTCAATTGACATTTTGATCCCCATATTTGACCAATTGACATTTTGATTCCCCATCTCAACTTGACCATTGACGAGGAAGTTGTCCGATAATTAACCGGTCATCAAAGGGCTAAAAtgtaatttattaatatttcaatttaataaatttccttaattaatcatatacacttttttcataattataaTTTCTAGTTCATGAGCTCAGGTTGACTATTCAtgtttaaagaaaaaaagaactcaTGTTGACTATTGTCATTTGTAGGATTTGGCCATAAAGtatttatatttttcagaataattttttaatttttttttcaaaactagtgtttgattataaaaataatcCATTTTCGCCAAATCCAATTTGAAGTTGGattctaaatttgaaaaaattgttcCAACCCACTTGAGATGGGGGATGAAAATGTCAACTTACCGTCAATGGCCGAAAGTTGAGATGGGGGATGAAAATGTCAATTTCTCAAACCTGAGGGATGTGATTTTTAAGCTAAACTTAGgggatgaaaataattttttcacctaataaatttctattatatataagcatgGAAGGAGGACTAACACAGCTTCCCATGCTTGTACCAACAGCTTTAGAAATTGTACACTCAATGAATGCTTATActaaaagctatataacttgtactctttaaccaactatttttttatctcacgtagacatatgtcatagtagttaatatttattctcttatcatatatacacgtatgcacttatttatttcctccgtgcacttttacttgttcacttttaacttttcacgttctttaagaagtAATAAATCTCACGTAGACATATGTTatagtattgaatatttattctcttctttactTGGGCAAagtacttgacttttcacgttttttaagaattaataaatgaagtactccctttgtcccatattacttggccacattactatactcgacttttcacattctttaagaattaataaatgaagtactcccttcgtctcatattacttggctacattactaaaaatatatgtccatttttctttatttctattatataaaaGTGTGGTGAGCGGACGAACATAACATAAAATGCTTGTACCACAAGCTTTACAAATTGCACACACAATGAATACTTGTACCAagagctatataaattgtacatttcAACCAACTACTTTCAATTCCATGTGGAcaataaattgtacactttaaccaactactttttaatTCCGTGTGGACATATGtgatagtactgaatatttattgtcttctcatatatacatgtatgcaccgtccgtgcacttttactgtccacgttgatttttcttcttattattgattttacccttcacattaattactcatgttcaaatcattttccaaggATATTGACattatacaccaataaatatgaatattatggtaaaatatataccccctccgtcccatattacttgccCACTTTTCGTTTTACATagcccttaagaaatcataaataaaagatgtattttattATCATACTCCTATGTCTCTCTAATaaagggagtgacttttatccccgttttccttctttttcaatactttaaacgtgaagagaggacgaacaattctctgacatatttatttcccccgtccacttttacttgttcacgttctttaacaattaataaatgaagtatatattttatcaataTAGCCATATTTATTAGTGTAGTATAGTCTCAGtagccttagaaaatgatttgaaaatcagtaattaatgtgaagggtaaaataagaagaagaaaaatttctttctttgatatgttaacgtggacaattacttttgacttttcacgttatttaagaattaatttggtgatttacgatatagcagatatctttctaattttgatttctctgtaacaattctttttatctataattgttaatataaaaaattataatgtaactaatttaccccttattaacatattttttaattaatttaataaaaatatgttattagttttgcttttgaaaaatccaatatatacaacacctttggttcttatgtttggatcgaACGAGTTAATTAATTGAGATGGTTATTAACTTATCGGTATACATatgagatattaaagaatttaaaagaaaaaaatctaggatcaaaatattaattttccctcaccttcttactaattttctttttcacattgatgaacaactttctttgtcatgacaatgataaatttttaaaaattatttacaacttAAAAACTGTTAAGGGGCACGTAAAGAaacataaataatttgagacggagtaTTTCCGGAAGTGATATACTATGTATTTTTAaacagaaaagggtcaaaattacccctgaactttgaaaaatagttcattcatacccttcgttatactatagggccaattatacccttaccgttatactatgggATCAATTGTACCCTTATGTGTAATTATTGGCCACGCGACATCATCCTACCcccttcaaaaaaatttccccttatCTGTAGGAGATgtcttcaaaaaatattttcccctTAGTCTGAGCACAAGCAAGAACCAGACTATAGTACGGCTTCACCGAGTCTCCCAAAGGGTAATTTATTTTACTgggtaaaaaaaattttgagggaattttttttttaagggctgGGATGATGTCATGTGGCAACCGttacacataaatatataattgatCCCAAAATATAATGGTAAGAGTATAATTGATCCTAtaatataacgaagggtatgatgaactatttttcaaagtctTGGGGtaattttagcccttttccgatttttaaaacatgctaaaaaaagaaaagtataaaaatggagtattttttttctctttctgaTTTCTTAATCAGTTAATTGTAGAGTCACCTCATTCCGATTCAAAACTGTTTTAAGTTCACACACTTAACGAACTTTGCCATCTCCGTTACCGACGATGGATTCTCCGGCGAGTACATTCAATCCAAACAAGCATCTCAAGGAACAGTTACGATCTTCttctcattatttttcttttaacaaCAAATCTATAAATTCCACTTTgttatgatttgattttttGACAATTGAATTTTCAGGTTTGTGAGCAATTTGACTGGAACTTCAATGATGGAATTGTTCCTTCTTATTACTACTCTCTCTGTACCAAGCCCTTCCTAtaaatgtttatttatttatttttgttgttagtattatgtgttttattttaatttttgtgtgttgtgattcAGATGATTCTCTTTCTACGTTCAGTATATTCCAGTACCAAAAAAGGTGTGAAATAACACTACATTGTGtatcattttattcattcttgtttTACCAACATATGGGATTGGGATTATCTTTGCTTCTTATTAAGTTTTAgttaatttgttttctttttaaatttttgctgGTTTTTCTATTTTAGGGGGTGCTACTCCCTCAGTTTCAATTTGAAGTGTCTTACTTCCCTTTTTGGTCATTCCCAAAAAGAGcgtctttttttatatttagtgaGTTGACAATTGAAACACCATACATGGCAATTTTGAAACCGCAAAATTCAAAGGACAtgacacacatctttaatttagaaccacaagattgaaatgtctccctatatttcttaaattccgcgtccagtcaaactaagacccttaaattgggacggagggagtactatatagCTTACATTTGAGCGCTAAATAGTGTGTCGTCAGGGCATCCTACAAAAATGGAATGatacagaagaaaaaaaaaaaatcctacttAGCGATAAGTAATGTCCCGTGTTTTCTCCCCTTTTAAGCTGATCATTGTTGCCGAAACTCATAAGTGCTGGATTAGTTGTATTGTTTGACTAAAGAAATCCTAACACTGTGTTTGTGACGTAGTTGctctttttttccatttccttttcttttttcaccatTTATTTATGTGGCAAAGTACTGTATCACTTCGCCCCTTCGTGAGACATCTGATCCTCTATTCAGAGTTTGCATTGGTTAGGCAGTTTTAGTTATAGCAAGCTGACATAATGGTCCCGTTGTCTTTGTTTCTCAATACAGGTCCTAATTCTGCAGAGGCCTTGTCGAAGAAAGATGATAACATTAATGCAGTCATTTCTAAGAAGAACATGGGATCATATCTTGCTGCAGTGACTCTTGATGTCCTATACATTGTTTTTCCAGTCATTTTATGTTTAACTGTGAGTTTTCTCTGTCTGTTCTATCATACTAACAACACTTGTGGTTCATGTTAGCAAGTCTAATAAATGGACGAAAAGATCTCTATTTATATTGACATCTTAATGAACaggaaagagaaagaagattTAGTTTTTGACTGGTTATTATTTCTAGTCATTTGTTAACGTAGTAGTGTTTCCTGCATGCTAGATGATCTCAAGTTTTGACACTTGATTTAATACCTGATATTCATAATCAAATGAGTAATCATTCAATCTCAGATTCTGGCGGATTGGACTTATACTAATGCAGTTGTGATGACCTCCTTGGTGGCATTCTTTATTCTAGCTAGAAGGTAATCGATCATAGAATTCTATAGCCATTCCGTGAAGCTGTTTACATGTATTTCATGTAGCTTGTTGTATGTAAAGGTACTTCATGTTCAATGCAGATCTGGATTTTCTGTTTCTCAGGAAGAGGGGGTCCGATCACTTAGGACAAATATATCTGCATACAGGGTTGCTATGGTATGCAGAATAACCCTCATTTACGTAATGCTTTCATCTACTTTAGTCACCTTTTATTTCGTTACTATTTATGACTTTAGGGATGATTACTGCAGAATTTTCTGACATGCGTATGTATTCTGGCTGTTGACTTCAAGATATTTCCAAGAAGATATGCTAAAACAGAGACCTACGGTACTGGCTTGGTAAACTACTATCTGTATTCTATTGTAATATGTGTGCTAAAACCTTGATGCGTGAACTGTAGTGCCGCCTGAGCGATTGGGAACAACCCAATCTGCAGTTGCTCAGTTATAAGGCGAAAGGGAAGTTCTAATGAGCCTTTAACAACACTGGTGGCAAAGGATTTAGAATGCGTCAGTTTAAAATTCTCTTGACGTGAAGTTTTCTTTGAGAAATGGAGATTAAGGATTAAGCTGACAGGAAACAATTGTAAGATTAAGGGTTATTtctggaaaggaaaagaatggaATAGACGAGATGATTTGATGGTATTGTTTTCTAGAGTAGATGAGGGTTGTTCTATGTTATTGATTAGTATTACTATGTAAACTCTCTTGTTGTTTCAAACACATCAAGATTCCTTGTATAGTTCTTGAAATTGCATTCTTTCTCTCATTTTAGGCATTGACATGTTAAATATATCCGAGTAGCTTTTCGCTATAATATGCTTATTGCAAGTTGTCATTATGAAAGTTCtctctatttttctttaattttttatgttgtCCTACATTAGTCATTTTCATTGTATTGAGATCAACTTCATTGATTCATTCTTTTTGTTTAGGTTCTTCATTCTGGTTCTGTCAACTTACTACTTCTCATGAAACTTTTATGAAGTGTAAACTGGAGTTAGAATTAGGTACCTTATGTTTACCTTGTTGTTATATCAGATGGACATTGGAGTAGGTTCATTTATTGTGGCAAATGCGTTGGTTTCACGACAGGCACGTGGAATTGCAAAAACGTAAGTGATGATTCTCGATTTGAATTTTATCACGATCATTGATGAGATGTTACCTCTCGTGGATGGTGCTATATAGTTTGACATGTTtctcttaaaaatattttgtctaccacatatatatacttccGTAGCAACCAAGCTAGCTAATTCTGCCTGTGAGTAAACCATGTGAAGATGGCAGGGTGAAAAGCATAATAAGCACATCGCAGAGCGAATTTGTTACTTGAACTGACTTGTCCTTTGCTGTGCTTCAATGTTTTTCCCTAGTTTGTTGCACTCTTATTTTACGCTGACCAATAAGAGTTGAAAGTAACACACTCATTCGTAAAAGCAGGTAGAATTTCTAGTTATGTTCGCACTGAATTAAGCTTCAATGACAAGGTCATGGTGCCCTTATGAAATAACGTGGATGCCTAAAGGAGTGAT
It includes:
- the LOC132069370 gene encoding RING-H2 finger protein ATL29-like; this encodes MQNTNQGRINIFSGQTHILNALFFLQMSSDSVQNSPPPTNYASPPIAIIFTIILLVIFFISFFSIFFCRCFIQYLLYTWHLRSSRNGIPIDPRVSANEQGLDPKIIKSFPTFTYSSVKDYRKETYGLECAICLVEFEDDSLLRLVTLCNHVYHQECIDIWLESHKTCPVCRASLDSADVLQKRSCTTMTNSNVMRGINEDESEDSLSIIIQVDDGDDNKEGKESPCENSKRASATLERVELRNIVRKFSRSHSTGHSIDRGRGAEDRFTLKLPEHVRAKIIKGHNSTKSCTTFGEYKSKTTTGNGGFGEVSESSIVDINKV